One segment of Canis aureus isolate CA01 chromosome 27, VMU_Caureus_v.1.0, whole genome shotgun sequence DNA contains the following:
- the LOC144299383 gene encoding nebulin-like, with protein MPGMLQAPINALQISNKFYQKDWNETKQKGYDFKADAIEIKQAKDSRDISSEQPLCRDAWEREKANVNVPADTPGMLQSKINAVQISDKHCNQA; from the exons ATGCCAGGCATGCTGCAGGCCCCTATAAATGCCCTGCAAATCAGCAAT aaattttaccaaaaagaCTGGAATGAGACCAAGCAGAAAGGCTATGACTTCAAAGCAGATGCCATTGAAATCAAGCAAGCCAAAGACTCCAGAGATATTTCCAGTGAG CAGCCATTGTGTCGTGAtgcctgggagagagagaaggcgaATGTGAATGTGCCAGCGGACACCCCAGGGATGCTGCAGTCCAAGATCAATGCCGTACAGATCAGTGAT AAACATTGTAACCAAGCTTGA